The Couchioplanes caeruleus nucleotide sequence ACTGGCTGTCCCACGGGTTGACGATCCAGTTGGCCGTCGTGTCGCCGGGGTGGCCCTGCGGGAGACCCGACATGGTGACCACCCGCCGCACGCCCAGCGCGGCGGCGACGTCGATGGCGCGGTGCAGGTCGGCGGCGTGCTGGGGGCCGACCAGCGGGTCGGGGTTGAGCGGGTTGCCGTTGACGTTGAGGCCGGTCAGCGTGATGCCGGCCTGGGCGAAGCGGCCGAGGTAGTCCTCGCGGGCGCCCGCGCTGGCGAGCAGGTCGTCGATGGGCAGATGCGGTGCGGGCACGAAGCCGCCGGCGTTGATCTCCGCGCCGGTCAGCCCCAGCTCGCCGAGGATCTTGAGGGTTTCGTCGAGGGAACGGTCGTGCAGGCAGGCGGTGTACGCGCCGAGTCTCATGGGTGTGCGCCTCTCAGAGCTGGACGGGCTTGTCGGTGGCGGCGACGACGGCCTCGAGCACCTGCAGGTTGTGCAGGCCGTGGGCCATGTCGGGACAGGGCGGCAGCGCGTCGTCGCCGGCGATCTGGCCGAGGAAGGCGCGGGCCTGGTGGACGAAGAAGTCGTTCTGGCCGTGCCCGACCGTGGGGAAGTCCATGGGCAGGCCGCGGGCCACGTACGGATGCCAGGGCCCGATGAACACCTGCCGCGCCCCGTTGACCGGCTCGGCGGGGGTGCCGTCGACGATGCTGAACTCGGCGGGCCGCGTCATGTCGAACGAGGCGCTGCCGTTCTCGCAGAACAGGTCGACCCGCAACGTGTTGGCGTGCCCGTAAGCCACCCGAGACAGCGAGAAGGTGCCCAGCGTGTCGCCCTCGTACGCCGCGGTGAACGTACAGATGTCCTCGTTCTCCACCGGGACCCGCTCGTCGCTGAGCCGGACCCCGGCGGCGTGCCCCACCGCGACGCCGAGGGGTTTGGGGCGCGTTTCTATGAGGGTGGTCATGGCGGTGCCCTGCACGCCCGTGGTGGGCCCGCAGAAGAACTCGGCGAGGTCGACGAGGTGGCTGCCGATGTCGGCGAGCACCCCGGAGCCGGGGCCGCCCTGGTAGCGCCAGCTCATCGGGCGTTGCGGGTCGAACCCGTAGTCGGTCCAGTAGTTGCCGGCGATGTGCCGGACGCGGCCGAGGCGGCCGCTGACGACCTCCTCCCGGATGGCGTTGAGGGCGGGGGAGCGGCGGAAGGTGAACCCGACGGCGTTGACGCGGTCGGTGGCCGCGGCGGCGTCCACCATGGCCTGCGCGTCGGCGACGGTGGGGGCGAGCGGTTTCTCGCAGAGGACGTGCTTGCCGGCCGCGAGCGCGGCCTCGGTGATCTCGCGATGCAGGTTGTTGGCGACGGCGACGCTGACCGCGTCGATGCAGGGGTCGTCGACGACGGCGCGCCAGTCGGTCTCGGCGCGCTCGAAACCGTAGCGGCGCGCGGCGTCGGCGGCGAACGGCTCGTGGACGTCGGCGATCGCGGCCAGACGGACGGGCGGGAGCGCGCCGAAGACGGTGGACGCGTTGCGGTAGGCGTTGGCGTGCGCGCGGCCGACCATGCCGGCCCCGATCACCGCCACGCCGATGGACGCAGGGGTCATGCGGACCTCCGAGGGGAGTGGAGTCCGGGCGCTTTTAAAGCGCTTTAATTGCGAGTACTATCCAAGTCGATCTCGATGGATGTCAAGGGTGGGAGCGGAGGTTGCCGGATGGATCAACGGCCCCGGCTGGACGACGTGGCCGCCCGGGTGGGCGTGTCCACGGCGTCGGTCTCGCTGGTGCTGCGCGGCGCGCCCGGCCCGAGCGCCGAGACCCGCCGCCGGGTTCTCGAGGCGGCCGCCGAGCTGGGCTATCGCGCCGATCGCACGGCCAGCATGCTCGCGCGCAGGCGACGGCACCTGCTCGGTGTGATGCTCGACATCCGCAACCCGTTCCACGCCGAGCTGGTCGAGGAGATCCAGGCGGAGGCGGACGGCGTCGGTTACGAGGTGGTGCTGTCCACCCTGACCCGCCACCGCGACGAGGCCCGGGCGGTCGACACCCTGCTCGACTTCCGCTGCGAGGCGGTGCTGCTGCTGGGCCCCGACGTCGCGGACGGCCGGCTCGGCGAGCTGGCCGCGCAGGTGCCCGTGGTGGCGATCGGCCGCCGGGTCGGCGACGACCGCGTCGACGTGGTGCGGTCAGCGGACCACCTCGGCGTGGCGGAGGCGGTCACCCACCTGACCGGTCTCGGGCACCGCCGCATCGCCTTCCTCGACGGCGGGCGCGGCGCGGTGGCGGCCGCGCGCCGCCGCGGCTACCGCGACGCCATGCGCCGCGCCGGCCTGCAGAGCGAGATCACGATCCTGCCAGGGGACCACACCGAGGAGGGCGGCATCCGCGCGGGCCGGCTGCTGGCCGCCGCCACCGACCGCCCGACGGCGGTCGTCGCCAGCAACGACCGCCTCGCCGTCGGCCTCATGGACGCGTTCGTGCGCGCCGGCATACCGGTCCCCGGGGCCATGTCCATCATCGGGTACGACGACAGCACCCTGGCCCGCCTCGCGCACATCGACCTCACCTCGATCAACCAGGACGCCCCGGCCCAGGCGAGATTCGCGGTACGCGCCGCCGTCCAGCGCCTCGACGAGGGCCGCGAGCAGCGTATGGAGATGGTCCTCGACCCGCACCTGGTCGTGCGGGGCAGCACCGCCGCACCGCCATGACCCGGCGGCCACGACCGGATCCGCGCCCCGGGCATCGGTGCCGGCACGGCTGCGCCACGAGCCGGCGCGCCGGGCGTCGGTGGCAGCCGGGCAGCGGCTGATGTGGACCGTCTCGCGCGCCCGGGCCTACGCCGTCGTCCGGCCGCGCAGCCACGCAGCCTTCGCCGCGGCCCGCTCCTCGTCGGCGCCGGCGGCTCGGAGCAGCTCCAGCGCCGGCCAGTAGGCGACCGTCTCGGCCTGCGCCCCCGCGACCACCCGGTGCAGGTAGTCGCCGAGGACGTCACCGAGCACCACGGGGTCCCGGCTGATCGCCCGGAGGGCGGGGAGCGCATCGGCGGGGTCGGCCGCGGGGCCGTCGGCACGCACCCGGTCGACCACCGCCGCCACGCGACCGGCGATCGCACGTTGCGCTTCGCTGAGCTCGGGCTTCTCCATAGAGCGACGGTACGCCGCCGCAGAGCTCCGCCGCGGAGCGCGGACGTGGGGCAGCGGCCTGGGCGCCGATGTGAGACGCCGGCGCGGAGCGTGGACGTGGGGCGACGGCCTGGGCGCCGATGTGGGGCGCCGTCGCGGAGCGCGGACGAGGGGTGGCGGCCCCGGGGGCGCCGATGTGGGGGGCGCCGCCGCGGAACGCCGCCGCGGAACGCCGGCGTGGGTCGCCGACGTGACACGCCGCTGCGGAACGGCGCCGGCGCCGGCGCGGCATGCCGACCGGCTAACGACGGACGCCGGGACAGGATCGCCGCGGGACGGATCGGACCGGTCAGCCCTTCGGCCGCTGGTCCACGATCCGGCGCATCTTGCCCATCGAGCGTTCCACCCCGTCGGGCTCGATCACCTCGACCGCCACGCTCACCCCGACCGTGTTCTTCACGAGCGTGGCCAGCTGCCGTCCTGCCTCCTGCGCCGCCTCGGGCGCGACCCCATGCCGCCGTTCCACCTTCACCGTCAGCTCGTCGAGCCGTCCCGACCGGGCGAGGACACACTGGAAATGCGGGGACAGCGCGGGCGTACGGACGATGAGCTCTTCGATCTGGGTGGGGAACACGTTGACCCCGCGCAGGATGATCATGTCGTCCGTGCGGCCGGTGATCTTCTCGATGCGGCGCATCGGGCGGGCCGTGCCGGGCAGGAGCCGGGTCAGGTCGCGGGTGCGGTAGCGGACGACCGGCATGGCCTCCTTGGTCAGGGAGGTGAAGACGAGCTCGCCGAGTTCGCCGTCCGGGAGGACCTCGCCGGTGAGCGGGTCGATGATCTCGGGGAGGAAGTGGTCCTCCCAGACGTGCAGGCCGTCCTTGGTCTCCACGCACTCCATCGCCACGCCGGGGCCCATCACCTCGGACAGGCCGTAGATGTCCACCGCGTGCAGGTCCACCTCCTGCTCGATCTCCGCGCGCAGTTCCTGCGTCCACGGTTCGGCGCCGAAGATGCCCACCGCGAGCGACGTGGCCCGCGGGTCCACGCCCTGGCGGCGCATCTCGTCGACGATCGCGAGCATGTAGCTGGGTGTCACCATGATGATGTCCGGTTCGAAGTCCTTGATCAGCATGACCTGGCGTTCCGTCATGCCGCCGGACACCGGGATCACGGTGCAGCCGAGCTCCTCCGCGCCGTAGTGGGCTCCCAGCCCGCCGGTGAACAGCCCGTACCCGTAGGCGACGTGGACCCGGTCGCCGGGCCGGCCGCCGGCCGCGCGGATGGAGCGGGCCATCAGGCGGGCCCAGGTGCGGACGTCCTCGAGCGTGTAGCCGACGACCGTCGGGCGGCCGGTCGTCCCGGACGACGCGTGCAGGCGCGCGATCCGGTCGCGGGGCACGGCGAACATGCCGTACGGGTAGTTGGCCCGCAGCACCGCCTTGTCGGTGAACGGGAACGTCGCCAGGTCGCCGAGCTCGCGCAGGTCGTCGGGGTGGACCTGGTGTTCCTCGAACATCTTCCGGTACGGCGCCACGTTGTCGTACGCGTGCCGCAGCGACCACTTCAGCCGCTGGAGCTGCAGCTCGCGCAGCTCGTCGACCGAGGCGCGTTCGACGGGTTCGAGGTCGGCCGGGCGAGGGGAGCGGTCCTGCATCGTCGTTCTCCTTTAGGCGGGCCTCGTACGCAGGCCGTCGAAGGCGATCGCGGTCACCGTGGCGGCCAGCTCGGCCGCACCGCCGCGGGAGGGGCTGTACCACTCGATGAGCGAGTTGACCATGCCGAAGAGCAGGCGGGCGGCGATGGCGGGGTCCACGTCGGCGCGGATCGAGCCCTCCGCCTGGGCCTGCTTGACCAGCGTGGTGACCTCCTGGTCGAAGAGGCGGCGGCGTTCGAGCGCCTCGAGTTCCCCGTCGGTGTTGCCGCGTACGCGCAGCAGCAGCGTCACGTACGGGAGCCGTTCGGCCAGCACGAGCACGCTGAGCCGGATCAGCGACTCGAGCCGCTCGAGCGCGCTGGCGGGTGTCAGGTCGCGTACCCGGGTCATCGCCTCGTCGAGGCCGTCGAGGGCGTGCCCGACCGCCAGCCGCAGCAGCTCCTCCTTGCCGCGGACGTGGTGGTAGATGCTCGATTTGGTGATCTTCAGCCGCCGCGCGAGGTCGTCCATGCTGGTCGCGTCGTAGCCGCGCTCGTTGAACAGGAGCACCGCGGCGGTGAGCACGGCGTCCAGGTCATGTCCCGGGCGGCCGCGCCGCCCGCGGCCGGCAGGCTGACCCGGGCCGGCAGGCTGACCCGGGCCGGCGGGCTGGGCGGGGGCGGCGGGCTGGGAAGGGCCGGCGGGCTGTGCGGGGGCGGCGGTCACGCGGGCCGGCCCGGGCTGATCATGCGGCTGCGGCCCCGGAACTCGGCCACCACGTCGCCGTCGCGGGTGACGGTGACGTCGTAGATGCCGCTGCGCCCGCTGCTCGAGCGTTCGGTGGCGCGGGCCTCCAGCACGTCGCCCTCGGCGGCCGGTCGCAGGAACGTCACGTCCGCGCCCGCCGCCACGGTGACCGGGCCGTGGCTGTTGCAGGCGCAGGCGAAGGCCGTGTCGGCGAGCAGGAACACGTACCCGCCGTGGGCCATGCCGTGCCCGTTCACCATCTCCGCGGTGACCGTCATGCGGACCGTCGCGGCGCCCTCGCCTGCGGAGATCAGGTCGATCCCCAGCTGCTGGGACGCCGTGTCGCGGGCGAACATCTCGTGGGCCGCCGTATGTGCCATGCAGAACCTCGGGTCTTGATAACCGACCGAACGGACGGTAGACAATAGCTACACCCAATCGCAAAGGAGCGCCGGTGACAAGCCCCGCCGAGTTCTACGAGACGCACCGCGACCTGCTGGACCGGGCGATCGAGGCCGCCGCGACGCGCGATCACTGGTCGGCGTACCCGGAGTCGCCGAGCAAGTCCGTCTACGGCGAGCAGGCCGCCCCCGCCGGTGAGCAGGCGTTCCAGGCGCTGCTCGGCAAGGACTTCCCGATCGAGGTGCCCGGCGCGACCACGAGCGTGGCGACCGAGCGCTCGCCGTACGGGATCGAGATGGGCATCCGCTACCCCAAGGGTGAGCCGGGCGACCTGGCCGCCGCCGCCCGCGCCGCGACGCCGGGCTGGCGGGCCGTGGGCCCGCACGCTCGCGCGGGCGTCGCCGCCGAGATCCTGCGGCGGGTCAACGCGCGCATCTTCGAGATGGCGCACGCCGTGCAGCACACCAGCGGGCAGGCGTTCGTCATGGCGTTCCAGGCCGGCGGCGCGCACGCGCAGGACCGCGGGCTGGAGGCCGTCGCGGTCGCGCTGGCCGAGCAGACCCGCATCCCCGCCACCGCCACCTGGGCCAAGCCGCAGCGCGGCGGCGACCCGCTGCGGCTGAGCAAGACCAGCACGCCCGTCGGCCGCGGCGTGGCGCTGGTGATCGGCTGCAACACGTTCCCGACCTGGAACAGCTACCCGGGCCTGTTCGCCAGCCTGGTCACCGGCAACCCGGTGATCGTCAAGCCGCATCCCGGTGCGGTGCTCCCCCTGGCCATCACCGTGCAGGTCGCCCGTGAGGTGCTCACCGAGGCCGGGCTGGACCCGAACCTCGTGACGCTCGCGGTCGAGGAGCGCGGCGACGGCATCGCCGCCACCCTCGCCACCCACCCGGACGTGCGCATCGTCGACTTCACCGGCTCGAGCGAGTTCGGCAACTGGCTGGAGGCCAACGCCCGCCAGGCCGTCGTCTACACCGAGAAGGCCGGCCTGAACACCGTCGTCGTCGACTCCACCGACGACTACCGCGGCATGCTGCGCAACCTCGCATTCTCGTTGTCGCTCTACAGCGGGCAGATGTGCACGACCCCGCAGAACCTGCTCGTGCCCGCCGGCGGCATCGAGACCGACGCCGGCCGCAAGAGCCCCGCCGAGTTCGGGGCCGAGCTCGCCGCCGCGGTCGACAAGCTGCTCGGCGACCCGAAGCGCGCCGCCGGCACGCTCGGCGCGATCGTCAACGACGGCGTGCTGGCCCGGCTCACCGAGGCCGGCTCGCTGCCGGGCGTGCTGCACCCGTCCGCCGAGGTCGCCGACGAGCAGTTCCCCGGCGCCACGATCCGTACGCCGGTGATCGCCCGTCTCGACGCCTCGGACGAGAAGACGTACACGCGGGAGTGGTTCGGGCCGGTGTCGTTCGTCATCACCACCGAGTCCACCGGGCACAGCCTGCGCCTGTTCACCGAGACGGTGCGTCACCACGGCGCGCTGACCGCGTCGGTGTACTCGACCTCCGAGGACGTCCTCGCCGCGGCGCGGGAGGCCGCCCTGGACGCCGGGGTGCACCTCTCGCAGAACCTCACGGGCGGCGTCTTCGTCAACCAGACCGCCGCGTTCAGCGACCTGCACGGCACCGGCGCCAACCCCGCCGCGACGGCCTCGCTGACGGATCCGGCGTACGTGACCGGCCGGTTCTTCACCCTGCAGTCGCGCCACCACGTCAGCGAGGAGAGCAATGCCTGAGGCGTACCTGGTCGGTGGCGTCCGTACCCCGCAGGGCAAGTACGGCGGCGCGCTCGCCGGCGTCCGTCCCGACGACCTGGCCGCGCTCGTCGTGGGCGAGGCCGTCCGGCGGGCCGGCGTGCCCGGGGAGTCGATCGACGAGGTCGTGCTAGGCGCCGCCAACCAGGCCGGCGAGGACAACCGCAACGTCGCGCGGATGGCGGCGCTGCTGTCCGGCCTGCCCGAGACCGTGCCCGGCTACACGGTCAACCGGCTGTGCGCCAGCGGCCTGACCGCGATCATCTCCGCCTCCCGGGCGATCCGCTGCGGCGAGGCCGACGTCGTGGTGGCCGGCGGCGTCGAGTCGATGACCCGGGCGCCGTGGGTGATGGCCAAGCCCGGCACCCCGTGGGCGCGTCCCGGCGAGGTCGTGGACAGCTCGCTCGGCTGGCGCTTCACCAACCCGAGGTTCAGCGCGAAGCAGACGCTGTCGATGGGCGAGACGGCCGAGGAGGTCGCGGCCCTCGACGGCATCACCCGTGAGGACAGCGACGCGTTCGCCCTGCGCAGCCACGAGCGGGCCGTCGCCGCGATCGACGCCGGCCGCTTCGACGCCGAGATCGTGCCGGTCGCCGTCAAGGACGGCGAGGTCACCCGCGACGAGGGGCCGCGCCGCGGCGGCAGCCTGGAGAAGCTCGCAAAGCTCAGGACCGTGTTCCGCGACGGCGGCATCGTCACCGCCGGGTCGTCGTCGCCGCTGTCGGACGGCGCGGCCGCCGTCGTGGTCGCCAGCGGCGAGGCCGTCGAACGGTACGGCCTGACGCCGCGCGCCCGCATCGTCGTGGGCGCCGGCGCCGGCGTGGAGCCGCACGTCATGGGCCTCGGGCCGGTACCGGCGACCGAGAAGGCCCTGGCCCGGGCCGGCTGGCAGGCCGGCGACCTCGACGCGGTGGAGCTCAACGAGGCCTTCGCCGCGCAGTCGCTCGCGGTGATCCGCCGGCTCAAGCTCGACGAGGAGCGGGTCAACGCCGACGGCGGCGCGATCGCGCTCGGGCACCCGCTGGGCTGCTCCGGCGCCCGGCTCACGGTGACGCTGCTGGGCCGCATGGAGCGCGAGAACGCCCGCCGCGGCCTGGCCACCCTGTGCGTCGGCGTGGGGCAGGGCGTGTCGATGCTGGTGGAGCGCGTCTGATGGGAGCCACTCTCGCGGTCGAGGAGCACGCCGACCGGGTGGTCGTCACGCTGCGGCGCCCCGAGGCCCGCAACGCGATCAACGCGGCCATGATCCGTGAGCTGCACGAGGTCTGCGCGGACCTGGAGGAGCGCCCGCGGCTGCTGCTGATCACCGGCGCCGAGGGCACCTTCGCCGCCGGCGCGGACATCGGCGAACTCCGCGAACGTGGCCGTGACCAGGCGTTGCAGGGCATCAACAGCCGGCTGTTCGACCGGGTCGCCCGGCTGCCGCTGCCCACGGTCGCGGCGGTCGACGGGTACGCGCTCGGCGGCGGCGCGGAGCTCGCGTACGCCTGCGACGTGCGGCTGGCCTCGCCCGCGGCGGTGTTCGGCAACCCGGAGCCGGGACTGGGCATCCTCGCGGCGGCCGGCGCGTGCTGGCGGCTGCGGGAGCTCGTGGGCGCCTCGGTCGCCAAGCAGGTGCTCCTCGCGGGACGCCGGCTCGACGCGGACGACGCGTACCGGTTCGGGCTGGTCGCCGAGGTCGTGCCGGCGGCCGAGCTGCTCAAGCGGGCGCACGCGCTGCTCGACCGGATGGCCCGCTCGGGTCCGCTGGCGTTGCGGCTGACCAAGCTGGTCGCCGACGCGCCCGGCGGTCACCCGGTCACCGACGACCTCGCGCAGGCCGTGCTCTTCGAGTCCGAGGACAAGCGGTCGCGGATGGACGCGTTCCTGGCGGGTGAGCGGCGATGACCGGCGTACCGAAGCGGGTGGGTGTCATCGGCGGCGGCCGGATGGGCGCCGGCATCGCCCAGGTCTTCGCCACGGCCGGCGCGGTCGTGACGGTCGTCGAGCCGGACCGCGCCGCCGCTCGCGAGCGGGTCGCGACCGGCCTCCGGCGTGCCGCCGAGCGCGGCAAACTGGCCGAGGACCCCGCTGCCGTCCTGGAGCGGATCGAGCTGACCGGTGAGCTCCCGGCCGATGCCGGGCTGGTGGTCGAGGCGGTCCCCGAGGACCCGGCGCTGAAGACGAGCGTGCTCGCGGCCGCCGAGAAGGTCGTCGGCGAGGACGCGGTGCTCGCCACGAACACCAGCTCGCTGTCGATCGCCGGTCTCGCCGAGGGCCTGCGGCGGCCCGGGCGGTTCGTAGGCATGCACTTCTTCAACCCGGTGCCCGCCAGCGATCTCGTCGAGATCGTCGCCGGCCCGCAGACCGGCCGGGCCGTCCGGGACGCCGCGGCCGGGTGGGCGGGCGCGCTGGGCAAGACCGCGATCGTCGTACGGGACTCGCCCGGCTTCGCCACCAGCCGCCTGGGCGTCCTGCTCGGGCTGGAGGCGATCCGCATGCTCGAGGAGGGCGTGGCCGACGCCGAGTCCATCGACCGCGCGATGGAGCTGGGCTACCGGCACCCGATGGGCCCGCTGCGCTCGACCGACCTGGTCGGACTCGACGTACGGCTGGCCATCGCCGAGCACCTGCACCGTGAGCTCGGCGACCGGTTCGCCCCGCCGCGGCTGCTCCGGGACAAGGTCGCGCGCGGCGAGCTCGGCCGCAAGAGCGGGCAGGGCTTCTACTCCTGGGAGGCGTCATGACCGGCGAAGAGGTCTTCACCGAGACCATCGCGAAGGACCAGCGGATCGAGCCGCGGGACTGGATGCCGGACGGCTACCGCAGGACGATGATCCGGCAGATCGCCCAGCACGCGCACTCCGAGATCATCGGCATGCAGCCGGAGGGGGAGTGGATCACCCGGGCGCCGTCGCTGCGGCGCAAGGCGATCCTGCTCGCCAAGGTGCAGGACGAGGCCGGCCACGGGCTCTACCTGTACTCGGCCGCCGAGACGCTCGGCGCGGACCGCGGGGACCTGACCCGCCGGCTCATCGAGGGCCGGCAGAAGTACTCGTCGATCTTCAACTATCCGACGCTGTCCTTCGCCGACGTGGGCGTCATCGGCTGGCTCGTCGACGGCGCGGCGATCTGCAACCAGGTGCCGCTGTGCCGCAGCTCCTTCGGCCCGTACGCGCGAGCCATGATCCGCATCTGCAAGGAGGAGTCGTTCCACCAGCGGCAGGGCTACGAACTGCTGCTGACCATGATGGGCGGCACCCCGGCGCAGCGGGAGATGGTCCAGGACGCGGTGAACCGGTGGTGGTGGCCGTCGCTGATGATGTTCGGCCCGCCCGACGACCGCTCGCCCAACTCGGCGCAGTCGATGGCCTGGAAGATCAAGCGGCACAGCAACGACGAGCTGCGCCAGCGCTTCGTCGACATGACGGTGCCGCAGGCCGGGGCGCTCGGCGTGACCCTGCCCGACCCATCGCTTGCCTGGAACGCCGACCGCGGGCATTACGACTTCGGCACGCCGGACTGGGCCGAGCTGTCCCGGGTGATCTCGGGCGACGGGCCGTGCAACGCCCAGCGCATCGAGCGCCGGCGCCGGGCGGACGAGGACGGCGCCTGGGTCCGCGAAGCCGCGGCCGCCCACGCCGCGAAGCAGATGGGAGTCCCGGCGTGAGCGACCGCACCGAACCTCTCAGGCCAGCGGATGGCGACGGCCGTGACGGTGAGGGCCAGGAGGGCACGCCAAGGAGGCACAGCGTGAGTGAGCAGGAGATCCGGCACGAGTGGCCGCTGTTCGAGGTGTTCGTCCGCGCCAAGCGGGGCCTCAACCACGTGCACGTCGGCTCGCTGCGCGCGGCGGACCACCGCATGGCCCTGCTGCACGCGCGTGATCTCTACACGCGGCGTAACGAGGGCGTCAGCATCTGGGTGGTGCGTTCCGACGACGTGGCCGCGTCCGGCCCGGACGAGAAGGAGGCCTTCTTCGCGCCGAGCGGCGACAAGGCGTACCGGCACCCGACGTACTACTCCATTCCCGACTCCGTACCGCACATCTGAGGCGGCCACCATGAGCTTCGACGCGGCCTACGAGGCGCTGACCGACCACGACGACGACGCGCGGTGGGCGTACGGCACCGGCTTCACCGACCCGCTGGCCGGGGTGGACACCGCGGTGCCGCCCGGCGTGCCGGCCGGGGAGCTGGCCGCGTACTGCCTGATGCTGGGCGACGACGCGCTGATCATGTCGCACCGGCTGCAGCAGTGGGTGACCCGCGCTCCCGAGCTCGAGGACGAGCTCGCCATCGCCAACATCGCCCTGGACCTGCTCGGGCAGGCCCGGTTGCTGCTCAGCCGCGCCGCCGAGGTGGAGGGTGCCGGGCGCGACGAGGACGCGCTGGCATACCTGCGCGGCGAGACCGAGTTCCGCAACGTACGCCTGGCCGAGCTCGCCGACGCCGACTTCGCCCACCTGGTCGCCCGGCTGCTCGCCTTCTCGGCCTGGCGACTCGCCCTGCTGGACCGGCTGACCGCCTCGGCGGACCCGGTGCTGGCGGCCGTGGCGGCCAAGGGCGTCAAGGAGGTGACGTACCACCGGGACTACGCGGCGCAGTGGGTGGTGCGCCTGGGCGACGGCACGCCGGTGTCCCACGAGCGCATGCAGGCCGCGGTCGACGCGGTGCTGCCGCTGACCGCCGAGCTGTTCGCCGGTTCCGACGTCGAGCGCCGCCTGGCCGGCGTCGGCGTGGCGGTGGAGCCGTCCACGCTGCGCGAGGAGGTCGGCGCGGTGTGGGAGCAGGTGCTGCCGGCAGCCACGCTGCAACCGGCACCCGTGCCCGCGAGCGCGCCCGGCCGGGAGGCCGGGCATACGGAGGCGCTGGCGGGGATCCTCGCCGAGCTGCAGGCGGTGGCGCGGTCGACGCCGGGAGGCGTGTGGTGACGGCCGCCGCGGTCGCCGCGCGGGTCACCGACCCGGAGCTGCCCCTGCTGACCCTCGCCGACCTCGGCATCCTGCGCGAGGTGGAGGAGCGCCCCGACGGGATCGTCGTGACCGTCACGCCGACGTACTCCGGGTGCCCGGCGATGCAGACGATCCGCGACGACCTGGTCCGCGCCCTGGGCGAGGCCGGCTATCCGCGCGTCGAGGTACGCACCGCGCTGAGCCCCGCCTGGACGACCGACTGGATCACCGAGGCGGGCCGGGCCAAGCTCGCCGC carries:
- a CDS encoding LacI family DNA-binding transcriptional regulator, producing MDQRPRLDDVAARVGVSTASVSLVLRGAPGPSAETRRRVLEAAAELGYRADRTASMLARRRRHLLGVMLDIRNPFHAELVEEIQAEADGVGYEVVLSTLTRHRDEARAVDTLLDFRCEAVLLLGPDVADGRLGELAAQVPVVAIGRRVGDDRVDVVRSADHLGVAEAVTHLTGLGHRRIAFLDGGRGAVAAARRRGYRDAMRRAGLQSEITILPGDHTEEGGIRAGRLLAAATDRPTAVVASNDRLAVGLMDAFVRAGIPVPGAMSIIGYDDSTLARLAHIDLTSINQDAPAQARFAVRAAVQRLDEGREQRMEMVLDPHLVVRGSTAAPP
- the paaK gene encoding phenylacetate--CoA ligase PaaK, with the translated sequence MQDRSPRPADLEPVERASVDELRELQLQRLKWSLRHAYDNVAPYRKMFEEHQVHPDDLRELGDLATFPFTDKAVLRANYPYGMFAVPRDRIARLHASSGTTGRPTVVGYTLEDVRTWARLMARSIRAAGGRPGDRVHVAYGYGLFTGGLGAHYGAEELGCTVIPVSGGMTERQVMLIKDFEPDIIMVTPSYMLAIVDEMRRQGVDPRATSLAVGIFGAEPWTQELRAEIEQEVDLHAVDIYGLSEVMGPGVAMECVETKDGLHVWEDHFLPEIIDPLTGEVLPDGELGELVFTSLTKEAMPVVRYRTRDLTRLLPGTARPMRRIEKITGRTDDMIILRGVNVFPTQIEELIVRTPALSPHFQCVLARSGRLDELTVKVERRHGVAPEAAQEAGRQLATLVKNTVGVSVAVEVIEPDGVERSMGKMRRIVDQRPKG
- the paaN gene encoding phenylacetic acid degradation protein PaaN; the protein is MTSPAEFYETHRDLLDRAIEAAATRDHWSAYPESPSKSVYGEQAAPAGEQAFQALLGKDFPIEVPGATTSVATERSPYGIEMGIRYPKGEPGDLAAAARAATPGWRAVGPHARAGVAAEILRRVNARIFEMAHAVQHTSGQAFVMAFQAGGAHAQDRGLEAVAVALAEQTRIPATATWAKPQRGGDPLRLSKTSTPVGRGVALVIGCNTFPTWNSYPGLFASLVTGNPVIVKPHPGAVLPLAITVQVAREVLTEAGLDPNLVTLAVEERGDGIAATLATHPDVRIVDFTGSSEFGNWLEANARQAVVYTEKAGLNTVVVDSTDDYRGMLRNLAFSLSLYSGQMCTTPQNLLVPAGGIETDAGRKSPAEFGAELAAAVDKLLGDPKRAAGTLGAIVNDGVLARLTEAGSLPGVLHPSAEVADEQFPGATIRTPVIARLDASDEKTYTREWFGPVSFVITTESTGHSLRLFTETVRHHGALTASVYSTSEDVLAAAREAALDAGVHLSQNLTGGVFVNQTAAFSDLHGTGANPAATASLTDPAYVTGRFFTLQSRHHVSEESNA
- a CDS encoding TetR/AcrR family transcriptional regulator, whose amino-acid sequence is MLTAAVLLFNERGYDATSMDDLARRLKITKSSIYHHVRGKEELLRLAVGHALDGLDEAMTRVRDLTPASALERLESLIRLSVLVLAERLPYVTLLLRVRGNTDGELEALERRRLFDQEVTTLVKQAQAEGSIRADVDPAIAARLLFGMVNSLIEWYSPSRGGAAELAATVTAIAFDGLRTRPA
- the paaI gene encoding hydroxyphenylacetyl-CoA thioesterase PaaI, with the protein product MAHTAAHEMFARDTASQQLGIDLISAGEGAATVRMTVTAEMVNGHGMAHGGYVFLLADTAFACACNSHGPVTVAAGADVTFLRPAAEGDVLEARATERSSSGRSGIYDVTVTRDGDVVAEFRGRSRMISPGRPA
- a CDS encoding enoyl-CoA hydratase/isomerase family protein; amino-acid sequence: MGATLAVEEHADRVVVTLRRPEARNAINAAMIRELHEVCADLEERPRLLLITGAEGTFAAGADIGELRERGRDQALQGINSRLFDRVARLPLPTVAAVDGYALGGGAELAYACDVRLASPAAVFGNPEPGLGILAAAGACWRLRELVGASVAKQVLLAGRRLDADDAYRFGLVAEVVPAAELLKRAHALLDRMARSGPLALRLTKLVADAPGGHPVTDDLAQAVLFESEDKRSRMDAFLAGERR
- a CDS encoding thiolase family protein, with translation MPEAYLVGGVRTPQGKYGGALAGVRPDDLAALVVGEAVRRAGVPGESIDEVVLGAANQAGEDNRNVARMAALLSGLPETVPGYTVNRLCASGLTAIISASRAIRCGEADVVVAGGVESMTRAPWVMAKPGTPWARPGEVVDSSLGWRFTNPRFSAKQTLSMGETAEEVAALDGITREDSDAFALRSHERAVAAIDAGRFDAEIVPVAVKDGEVTRDEGPRRGGSLEKLAKLRTVFRDGGIVTAGSSSPLSDGAAAVVVASGEAVERYGLTPRARIVVGAGAGVEPHVMGLGPVPATEKALARAGWQAGDLDAVELNEAFAAQSLAVIRRLKLDEERVNADGGAIALGHPLGCSGARLTVTLLGRMERENARRGLATLCVGVGQGVSMLVERV
- a CDS encoding Gfo/Idh/MocA family protein yields the protein MTPASIGVAVIGAGMVGRAHANAYRNASTVFGALPPVRLAAIADVHEPFAADAARRYGFERAETDWRAVVDDPCIDAVSVAVANNLHREITEAALAAGKHVLCEKPLAPTVADAQAMVDAAAATDRVNAVGFTFRRSPALNAIREEVVSGRLGRVRHIAGNYWTDYGFDPQRPMSWRYQGGPGSGVLADIGSHLVDLAEFFCGPTTGVQGTAMTTLIETRPKPLGVAVGHAAGVRLSDERVPVENEDICTFTAAYEGDTLGTFSLSRVAYGHANTLRVDLFCENGSASFDMTRPAEFSIVDGTPAEPVNGARQVFIGPWHPYVARGLPMDFPTVGHGQNDFFVHQARAFLGQIAGDDALPPCPDMAHGLHNLQVLEAVVAATDKPVQL